The nucleotide window CAGGCCCACACCCACCTGCGGGGCCGCCAGGCCCACGCCGTTGGCGACGTCCTGCGTGAGGTACATGTCCTCGATCAGGGTGCGGATGCCGTCGTCGATCACCTCGACCTCCGCCGCGCGGGTGTGCAGCACGGGCTCGCCGTAGACGGTGATGGGGCGGATGGAAGGCACGGGGGATCCTCGGGGACGGCGGCAGGTGACCACCGGGAGTCTACTCAGCCCCGCTCGCCTCCGCGTGTGCACAGGTGGGAGACAGCGGAGCGGCCCCGTCGAATCGAGACCACTGCGGTGGTGCTCTTCGCGCTGCTCCGTGGCGTCATCGCGGCGCTGGTGGGCCCGACGAGGTCCCCGGCGTGGGTGGCGACGCGCGGCCTTGGCCGCTGGTGGTTCGTCGGCGCCGTGGTCACGCTGCTGAGCCGTCCGCTCGCCCCCTCGTCCTCGGGATCCTGCTGGTGGGCGTCGTGGCCCGCCGAGCACTGCCGGGTCGGGGCGTGACGGCCGTGCTGCTCGCCGTCCTGATCTTCGGCGGAGCCCAGAGCGTGCGCTTCAGCCGGGCCGCCGCCGGGTACCGGCATCTTCCCGAGCCCACCAGCATGGATGCCGCACAGGCGACCGACCGGAGGGGGACGCGAGGCGGCTGAGAGGGGTGTCGCCGACCGACAGAGGAGTTCGGCATGCCCGAGTGCCCCGAGGCCCTCGCGGTCGCCAGGTCTCCGAAGGCGCACCCCCTCCTGCGTCGGATCGACTGCCCGGGGCCGCAGGAGTGGTTCGCCGCGGGTGGGGTGCCCTGGTGGGCCGAGGCCGTGCCCCTGGCGGGGGAGACCCCCTCGACCATGGGGGCAAGCTCGCCCCCAGCACCACCTGCGCCGCCTGCTCCCCGGAGGCGCGGGGTCCGCTCCGTGAACCGGTCCTGGCACACCGGATCTCTCCCGTGATGTGGGGCACGCAGGCCCTCGGTGCGCTGTCGATGCTGTGCCCGGCCCGTCGAGAGCACCGCAGACGCCTCACCCGAGACCGGCGGCCGGGGCGCTGGGCGATCCTGACCGTGCAGGGGCGGTGCGGAGGCTCGGGTCAGCCGAGCTCGACGACCTCGAACTCGAGGAGGTCCGCGCCGGTGGCGACGGGGGCGGGGCGGCCGTCCTTCTCCGCCGAGTGGGCAGCCGGCATGCGGCCGGAGCGCCACGCCTGGAAGTCCTCCTCGGACGCCCACGTGGTCACCACGAAGTAGCGGTCCTCCCCGGCGGTGGGGCGCAGCAGCTGGAAGCCCTCGAAACCCGGCTCGGAGTCCACGGCGTGCTTGCGGGCGGCGAAGCGCTGCTCGAGCTCGCGACCGGCACCCTCGGGGACGGTGATGGCGTTGATCTTCACGACGGACACGGTGGCCTCCTGGAGACGGGACGGTGGGGCAGGGCGGGCGCCCTCCTGCCCTGCCAGGGTAGACCCCCGCCCGGCACTACCAGGAGCGCAACCACGGACACGACAACGCCCCCGGAATCCGCATGATTCCGGGGGCCTCGGTGGGGTGAGCGACGGGGATTGAACCCGCGACCTTCTGGACCACAACCAGACGCTCTGCCGACTGAGCTACGCCCACCATGCATGCTCCCGATGGGGGTGACCCGTGCGGAGCAGCGGGTACTACTGTACACGATCCTGAGGGTCGCCCGCGCCAGCGGTGATCCGGGCCGAGATCGAGCGGGCCTCGTCCGACGTCGGGCCGGGGGCCGGGAGCATGACCGCCTCGCGGTAGTAGCGCAGCTCGGTGATCGAGTCCCGGATGTCGCCGAGGGCGCGGTGGCCGCCCGTCTTCGCCGGCGCCTGGTAGTAGGCGCGCGGATACCAGCGGCGCGCGAGCTCCTTGAGCGTGGAGACGTCCACGATCCGGTAGTGCAGGTGCTCCACGACGCGCGGCATGTACCGGGACAGGAACAGCTTGTCCTGGCCCACGGAGTTGCCGGCCAGCAGGGCCCTGCCCGCGGGCACGCGCTCGGCCATGTAGGCCAGCACCCGCTCGGCAGCCTCCTCGAGGGGGAGCCCGGACTCGAACTCCTCGATCAGTCCGGACGTGGTGTGCATGTCCCGGACGAACGGGTCCATCTGGGCGAGGGCGGCCGCGGTCGGGCGGATCACGAGGTCCAGCCCCTCGTCGAGGAGCTCGAGCTCGGAGTCCGTGATGAGCACGGCTACCTCCACCAGCACGTCGACGTCCGGGTCCAGGCCGGTCATCTCGCAGTCGATCCAGACCAGCGGGGCGCGCTCCGGCGCGGGGGTGTTCGTGTCGCTCATGGAATCCAGGCTACTCGTGGTCCACGATGATAGATTCGCCGTCAGT belongs to Micrococcus sp. 2A and includes:
- a CDS encoding antibiotic biosynthesis monooxygenase; its protein translation is MSVVKINAITVPEGAGRELEQRFAARKHAVDSEPGFEGFQLLRPTAGEDRYFVVTTWASEEDFQAWRSGRMPAAHSAEKDGRPAPVATGADLLEFEVVELG
- the orn gene encoding oligoribonuclease, coding for MSDTNTPAPERAPLVWIDCEMTGLDPDVDVLVEVAVLITDSELELLDEGLDLVIRPTAAALAQMDPFVRDMHTTSGLIEEFESGLPLEEAAERVLAYMAERVPAGRALLAGNSVGQDKLFLSRYMPRVVEHLHYRIVDVSTLKELARRWYPRAYYQAPAKTGGHRALGDIRDSITELRYYREAVMLPAPGPTSDEARSISARITAGAGDPQDRVQ